Proteins encoded by one window of Mercenaria mercenaria strain notata chromosome 4, MADL_Memer_1, whole genome shotgun sequence:
- the LOC123552123 gene encoding low density lipoprotein receptor adapter protein 1-like isoform X2, whose amino-acid sequence MESLFRKVRKSPQAGKHSKLGEGWDVNREAVTEGVAFYLKYLGSTLLDELPHGESYGEGVSSRAVQRIVDMARTQGRKLNKVNLKVSPSGIKVTDMDSKQLLMDVSIYRISFCTADRNHDKLFAFIARNSINETMECHAFYCAKEKIAQAVTISVSQAFNLAKDQWEKAKNLKNSQQNTNVRDENHAMVEHTQVPPVPPRKIQSAPQINLLSETHPRLPKPESARTLYTNVQSSSPRQGWQTFDESAEDNQVSFNLCEVDNDNLDDCFSQLAENRSRKQSFPSFSTDLRQEDLDENVADYLDGKKCFEAFSRTKSLEDLMNI is encoded by the exons ATGGAGTCACTCTTCCGGAAAGTGAGGAAAAGTCCACAGGCTGGCAAACACAGCA AGCTTGGTGAAGGCTGGGATGTCAACAGAGAAGCTGTCACAGAGGGTGTTGCATTTTACCTGAAGTATCTTGGCTCAACACTTTTAGATGAGTTGCCACACGGGGAAAGTTATGGAGAGGGGGTCAGTTCTAGGGCTGTTCAAAGAATTGTTGATATG gcTAGAACACAAGGaagaaaattaaacaaagtaAATTTGAAAGTGTCTCCCAGTGGGATCAAGGTGACTGATATGGATAGTAAACAACTCCTTATGGATGTCTCCATTTACAG aatatcATTCTGTACTGCAGACAGGAATCATGATAAACTGTTTGCATTTATTGCCAGAAATAGTATCAATGAGACGATGGAATGCCACGCCTTTTATTGTGCAAAAGAGAAAATT GCCCAGGCTGTAACGATATCTGTATCACAGGCATTTAACCTGGCTAAAGATCAGTGGGAAAAAgcaaagaatttgaaaaattccCAGCAAAATACA AATGTACGTGATGAGAACCATGCAATGGTAGAACATACTCAAGTACCACCAGTACCTCCTAGGAAGATCCAGTCAGCGCCACAAATAAACCTACTCTCAG AGACTCACCCTCGTCTACCTAAACCAGAGAGTGCCAGAACACTATATACCAATGTTCAATCATCTAGTCCTAGACAAGGCTGG CAAACATTTGATGAGTCAGCAGAAGATAACCAAGTTAGTTTTAATCTCTGTGAAGTAGATAATGATAACTTGGATGACTGTTTTTCTCA ATTAGCAGAAAACAGAAGCAGAAAACAGTCTTTTCCATCCTTTTCAACAGATTTACGTCAAGAAGACCTCgatgaaaatgttgcagattaCCTTGATGgcaaaaaatgttttgaagcttTTTCTCGGACAAAATCATTAGAAGATCTTATGAATATCTAG
- the LOC123552123 gene encoding low density lipoprotein receptor adapter protein 1-like isoform X1, whose product MESLFRKVRKSPQAGKHSKLGEGWDVNREAVTEGVAFYLKYLGSTLLDELPHGESYGEGVSSRAVQRIVDMARTQGRKLNKVNLKVSPSGIKVTDMDSKQLLMDVSIYRISFCTADRNHDKLFAFIARNSINETMECHAFYCAKEKIAQAVTISVSQAFNLAKDQWEKAKNLKNSQQNTQNVRDENHAMVEHTQVPPVPPRKIQSAPQINLLSETHPRLPKPESARTLYTNVQSSSPRQGWQTFDESAEDNQVSFNLCEVDNDNLDDCFSQLAENRSRKQSFPSFSTDLRQEDLDENVADYLDGKKCFEAFSRTKSLEDLMNI is encoded by the exons ATGGAGTCACTCTTCCGGAAAGTGAGGAAAAGTCCACAGGCTGGCAAACACAGCA AGCTTGGTGAAGGCTGGGATGTCAACAGAGAAGCTGTCACAGAGGGTGTTGCATTTTACCTGAAGTATCTTGGCTCAACACTTTTAGATGAGTTGCCACACGGGGAAAGTTATGGAGAGGGGGTCAGTTCTAGGGCTGTTCAAAGAATTGTTGATATG gcTAGAACACAAGGaagaaaattaaacaaagtaAATTTGAAAGTGTCTCCCAGTGGGATCAAGGTGACTGATATGGATAGTAAACAACTCCTTATGGATGTCTCCATTTACAG aatatcATTCTGTACTGCAGACAGGAATCATGATAAACTGTTTGCATTTATTGCCAGAAATAGTATCAATGAGACGATGGAATGCCACGCCTTTTATTGTGCAAAAGAGAAAATT GCCCAGGCTGTAACGATATCTGTATCACAGGCATTTAACCTGGCTAAAGATCAGTGGGAAAAAgcaaagaatttgaaaaattccCAGCAAAATACA CAGAATGTACGTGATGAGAACCATGCAATGGTAGAACATACTCAAGTACCACCAGTACCTCCTAGGAAGATCCAGTCAGCGCCACAAATAAACCTACTCTCAG AGACTCACCCTCGTCTACCTAAACCAGAGAGTGCCAGAACACTATATACCAATGTTCAATCATCTAGTCCTAGACAAGGCTGG CAAACATTTGATGAGTCAGCAGAAGATAACCAAGTTAGTTTTAATCTCTGTGAAGTAGATAATGATAACTTGGATGACTGTTTTTCTCA ATTAGCAGAAAACAGAAGCAGAAAACAGTCTTTTCCATCCTTTTCAACAGATTTACGTCAAGAAGACCTCgatgaaaatgttgcagattaCCTTGATGgcaaaaaatgttttgaagcttTTTCTCGGACAAAATCATTAGAAGATCTTATGAATATCTAG
- the LOC128556459 gene encoding uncharacterized protein LOC128556459, whose product MYAKMRRGEVTRDFICEKCAHNQTPMDTSDTSVGDMLLQIPPMEDSTQSLDGLTADTHSMRTEPETEDDLFNVMAPFTRAQELEESALAEPNPTSSLEIVHL is encoded by the exons ATGTATGCCAAGATGCGCCGTGGCGAAGTGACCAGAGATTTCATTTGTGAAAAATGCGCGCACAATCAG ACACCCATGGACACATCTGATACCAGTGTTGGTGACATGCTCCTACAAATACCGCCTATGGAAGATTCTACTCAGTCCTTAGATGGCCTAACAGCCGATACACACTCTATGAGAACAGAACCTGAGACTGAAGATGACTTGTTTAATGTGATGGCTCCCTTCACCAGAGCACAGGAGTTAGAAGAAAGTGCTTTGGCAGAGCCTAATCCAACTTCGTCCTTAGAAATAGTGCAtctctaa